The following are encoded in a window of Pseudomonas graminis genomic DNA:
- the glyA gene encoding serine hydroxymethyltransferase — translation MFSKQDQIQGYDDALLAAISAEEQRQEDHIELIASENYTSKRVMQAQGSGLTNKYAEGYPGKRYYGGCEHVDKVEQLAIDRAKLLFGADYANVQPHSGSSANSAVYLALLQAGDTLLGMSLAHGGHLTHGAKVSSSGKLYNAVQYGIDVTTGLIDYDEVERLAVEHKPKMIVAGFSAYSKTLDFPRFREIADKVGALLFVDMAHVAGLVAAGLYPNPLPYADVVTTTTHKTLRGPRGGLILAKANEEIEKKLNSAVFPGAQGGPLMHVIAGKAVCFKEAMEPGFKAYQQQVIDNAQAMAQVFIDRGYDVVSGGTDNHLFLVSLIRQGLTGKDADAALGRAHITVNKNAVPNDPQSPFVTSGLRIGTPAVTTRGFKVTQCITLAGWICDILDNLGDADVEANVADQVAALCADFPVYR, via the coding sequence ATGTTCAGCAAGCAAGACCAGATCCAGGGTTATGACGATGCACTGTTGGCGGCGATCAGTGCCGAAGAGCAGCGTCAGGAAGACCATATCGAGCTGATCGCCTCGGAGAACTACACCAGCAAGCGTGTGATGCAGGCCCAGGGCAGCGGCCTGACCAACAAATACGCCGAGGGTTATCCCGGCAAGCGTTACTACGGCGGTTGCGAGCATGTCGACAAAGTCGAGCAACTGGCGATCGATCGCGCCAAGCTGCTGTTTGGCGCCGACTACGCCAATGTCCAGCCGCATTCCGGTTCTTCGGCCAACAGCGCGGTTTATCTGGCATTGCTGCAAGCGGGCGACACCTTGCTGGGCATGAGCCTGGCCCATGGCGGTCACCTGACCCACGGTGCCAAAGTGTCTTCATCGGGCAAGCTGTACAACGCCGTTCAATACGGTATTGACGTTACCACTGGCCTGATCGATTACGACGAAGTCGAGCGACTGGCCGTCGAGCACAAACCGAAGATGATCGTTGCCGGTTTCTCGGCCTACTCCAAAACCCTGGATTTCCCGCGCTTTCGTGAGATCGCCGACAAAGTGGGCGCGCTGCTGTTCGTTGACATGGCCCATGTGGCCGGTCTGGTCGCCGCCGGTTTGTACCCGAACCCGCTGCCGTACGCCGATGTGGTCACCACCACTACCCACAAAACTCTCCGCGGCCCCCGTGGCGGGTTGATCCTGGCCAAGGCCAACGAAGAGATTGAGAAAAAGCTCAATTCAGCTGTGTTCCCGGGTGCCCAGGGTGGTCCATTGATGCACGTGATTGCCGGCAAGGCCGTGTGCTTCAAGGAAGCCATGGAGCCCGGTTTCAAAGCCTATCAACAGCAAGTGATTGATAACGCCCAGGCCATGGCGCAGGTGTTCATTGATCGCGGTTACGACGTCGTGTCGGGCGGGACCGACAATCACCTGTTCCTCGTCAGCCTGATTCGTCAGGGCCTGACCGGGAAAGACGCCGACGCGGCGCTGGGTCGAGCGCACATCACCGTCAACAAGAACGCCGTGCCGAACGATCCGCAATCGCCGTTCGTGACGTCGGGCCTGCGCATCGGCACACCCGCTGTGACCACGCGCGGTTTCAAAGTTACCCAGTGCATCACGCTGGCAGGCTGGATCTGCGACATCCTCGACAACCTCGGCGACGCCGATGTCGAGGCCAATGTTGCCGACCAGGTCGCCGCGCTGTGCGCCGATTTCCCGGTTTACCGCTGA
- the alaC gene encoding alanine transaminase, whose product MADQGSPRRFARIDRLPPYVFNITAELKMAARRRGEDIIDLSMGNPDGATPPHIVEKLVTVAQREDTHGYSTSRGIPRLRRAISSWYKKRYDVDIDPEDEAIVTIGSKEGLAHLMLATLDQGDTVLVPNPSYPIHIYGAVIAGAQVRSVPLVPGVDFFAELEKAIRGSIPKPKMMILGFPSNPTAQCVELDFFERVVALAKQYDVLVVHDLAYADIVYDGWKAPSIMQVPGAKDIAVEFFTLSKSYNMAGWRIGFMVGNPELVNALARIKSYHDYGTFTPLQVAAIAALEGDQQCVLDIAEQYRQRRNVLVKGLHELGWMVENPKASMYVWAKIPEAYAHLGSLEFAKKLLAEAKVCVSPGVGFGEYGDDHVRFALIENQDRIRQAVRGIRSMFRADGSVTQKN is encoded by the coding sequence ATGGCAGACCAAGGTTCGCCGCGCCGCTTTGCGCGTATCGATCGACTCCCCCCTTACGTGTTCAACATCACCGCCGAGCTGAAAATGGCTGCGCGTCGTCGTGGTGAGGACATCATCGACCTGAGCATGGGCAACCCCGATGGGGCAACGCCGCCGCACATTGTCGAGAAACTGGTTACCGTCGCCCAACGTGAAGACACTCACGGCTACTCGACTTCGCGTGGCATCCCGCGTCTGCGTCGGGCGATTTCCAGCTGGTACAAGAAACGCTACGACGTCGACATCGACCCTGAAGATGAAGCCATCGTCACCATCGGCTCCAAGGAAGGCCTGGCGCACTTGATGCTCGCCACGCTGGATCAGGGCGACACCGTTTTGGTGCCGAACCCCAGTTACCCGATCCACATCTATGGCGCCGTTATCGCCGGCGCCCAGGTGCGCTCCGTGCCACTGGTGCCAGGCGTGGACTTCTTCGCCGAGCTGGAGAAAGCCATTCGCGGCTCGATCCCCAAACCGAAGATGATGATTCTGGGTTTCCCGTCCAACCCGACCGCTCAATGCGTCGAGCTGGATTTCTTCGAGCGCGTCGTTGCCCTCGCCAAACAGTACGACGTGCTGGTGGTTCACGACCTGGCCTACGCCGACATCGTCTACGACGGCTGGAAAGCCCCGTCGATCATGCAGGTGCCCGGCGCCAAGGACATTGCGGTGGAATTTTTCACCCTGTCCAAGAGTTACAACATGGCGGGCTGGCGGATCGGCTTCATGGTCGGCAACCCGGAATTGGTCAACGCCCTGGCGCGGATCAAGAGCTATCACGACTACGGCACGTTCACGCCGCTGCAAGTGGCCGCCATTGCCGCGCTGGAAGGTGATCAACAGTGCGTGCTCGACATCGCCGAGCAGTATCGCCAACGCCGTAACGTGCTGGTCAAAGGTCTGCATGAGTTAGGCTGGATGGTCGAGAACCCGAAAGCGTCGATGTACGTCTGGGCCAAGATACCCGAAGCGTACGCGCACCTGGGATCGCTGGAATTCGCGAAAAAGCTGCTGGCCGAAGCCAAGGTCTGCGTGTCGCCCGGTGTCGGTTTTGGTGAATACGGCGACGACCACGTTCGCTTTGCGCTTATCGAGAATCAGGACCGCATCCGTCAGGCCGTGCGGGGTATTCGTAGCATGTTCCGGGCTGACGGATCGGTTACGCAAAAAAACTGA
- a CDS encoding TraX family protein gives MTAPARDRALDLLKWLAMLSMVMDHLRYVGWHANWLYVPGRLAFPWFCLAIAVNVVRTGRRDIGSAIKWKYLTWLAVFSVIAELPYRIYMAGEVTTLNVLPTLALGLLVAQGGLSRSWPARGLGIAALAMGVLFGPHLMFGMYGVLLPLAFVLVLRTSLWLAIVPGIVCLLSNEWPKIIDGMLWGDPISIGALVACLLAPLLGLAILHWRPAFDVWPMRRWAYLIYPVHFLLLFGLRQLIE, from the coding sequence ATGACCGCACCCGCGCGTGATCGCGCGCTGGACCTGCTCAAGTGGCTGGCGATGCTGAGCATGGTGATGGATCACCTGCGCTACGTCGGCTGGCACGCCAATTGGCTGTACGTGCCGGGGCGGCTGGCGTTCCCGTGGTTTTGCCTGGCGATTGCCGTCAACGTCGTGCGCACTGGCCGGCGCGATATTGGTTCGGCGATCAAGTGGAAATACCTGACATGGCTGGCCGTTTTTTCAGTGATTGCTGAGCTGCCCTATCGCATTTACATGGCCGGTGAGGTCACGACGCTGAATGTATTACCCACGCTGGCGCTGGGTTTGCTGGTTGCGCAAGGCGGATTAAGTCGCTCATGGCCGGCGAGGGGCCTGGGTATCGCTGCCCTGGCGATGGGTGTTCTGTTTGGGCCGCACTTGATGTTCGGCATGTATGGGGTTTTGCTGCCGCTGGCGTTTGTGCTCGTGCTGCGCACCTCTTTATGGCTGGCGATTGTGCCGGGAATCGTCTGTTTATTGAGCAACGAGTGGCCGAAGATCATCGACGGCATGCTGTGGGGCGACCCGATTTCTATCGGTGCGCTGGTGGCTTGTCTGCTGGCGCCGTTGTTGGGGCTGGCAATTCTGCACTGGCGCCCGGCATTTGACGTGTGGCCAATGCGGCGGTGGGCGTACCTGATTTATCCAGTGCATTTTCTGCTGCTGTTCGGGTTGCGGCAGCTAATTGAATGA
- a CDS encoding threonine aldolase family protein, whose translation MSDQSQQFASDNYSGICPEAWAAMEQANHGHQRAYGDDQWTARAADQFRQLFETDCEVFFAFNGTAANSLALSSLCQSYHSVICSETAHVETDECGAPEFFSNGSKLLTARSENGKLTPASIREVALKRADIHYPKPRVVTLTQATEVGSVYQPEELKAISETCKELGLNLHMDGARFANACAFLGCSPAELTWKAGVDVLCFGGTKNGMAVGEAILFFNHKLAEDFDYRCKQAGQLASKMRFLSAPWVGLLENDAWLKHARHANRCAQLLADLVKDIPGVELMFPVQANGVFLQLSEAAIAALTARGWRFYTFIGNGGARFMCSWDTEEARVRELAADIRLVMGS comes from the coding sequence ATGTCAGACCAAAGCCAGCAGTTTGCCAGCGACAACTATTCGGGAATCTGCCCCGAAGCGTGGGCGGCCATGGAACAAGCCAATCACGGGCACCAGCGTGCCTACGGCGACGACCAGTGGACAGCGCGCGCGGCCGATCAATTCCGTCAGTTGTTCGAAACAGACTGCGAGGTGTTTTTCGCTTTCAACGGCACGGCAGCCAACTCCCTGGCGCTGTCATCGCTCTGCCAGAGCTACCACAGCGTCATCTGCTCGGAAACCGCCCACGTCGAAACGGACGAATGCGGCGCACCGGAGTTTTTCTCCAACGGCTCTAAACTGCTGACCGCACGCAGCGAGAACGGCAAGCTGACGCCCGCCTCCATTCGTGAAGTCGCGCTCAAACGCGCCGACATCCACTACCCAAAACCCCGCGTGGTCACGCTGACCCAGGCCACGGAAGTGGGCAGCGTTTATCAGCCGGAAGAACTCAAAGCCATCAGCGAAACCTGCAAGGAGCTGGGCCTGAACCTGCACATGGACGGCGCCCGCTTCGCCAACGCCTGCGCATTCCTCGGTTGCTCGCCTGCCGAGCTGACCTGGAAAGCAGGGGTTGATGTGCTGTGCTTCGGCGGCACCAAAAACGGTATGGCGGTGGGCGAGGCGATTCTGTTCTTCAACCACAAGCTCGCCGAAGACTTCGACTACCGCTGCAAGCAGGCCGGCCAACTCGCCTCAAAAATGCGTTTCTTGTCAGCCCCGTGGGTGGGCTTGCTGGAAAACGACGCCTGGCTCAAACACGCGCGCCACGCCAACCGCTGCGCCCAGTTGCTGGCGGATCTGGTGAAGGATATTCCGGGCGTTGAATTGATGTTTCCGGTGCAGGCCAACGGCGTGTTCCTGCAACTGTCGGAAGCGGCCATTGCCGCGCTGACCGCCAGGGGCTGGCGCTTCTACACGTTCATCGGCAACGGCGGCGCCCGCTTCATGTGCTCGTGGGACACTGAAGAAGCCCGCGTGCGTGAGCTGGCAGCGGACATCCGCTTGGTGATGGGGAGCTGA
- a CDS encoding cell division protein ZapA — translation MITDQDGAKVISILGNDYTIKAPAGQEQTLMDAVSMLRSALFETKRSYPTLIGDRLLVLAALNLCSKQIELKQQHAEALSRYEDKVSATVEVIEKVIAQN, via the coding sequence ATGATCACGGATCAGGACGGCGCCAAGGTTATCTCCATCCTTGGCAACGACTACACGATCAAGGCACCTGCCGGGCAAGAGCAGACCTTGATGGATGCGGTCTCGATGCTGAGATCGGCATTGTTTGAAACCAAGCGCAGTTACCCGACGCTGATCGGCGACCGCTTGCTGGTGCTGGCGGCGTTGAACCTGTGTTCAAAGCAGATCGAACTCAAGCAACAACATGCCGAAGCGCTGAGCCGTTACGAAGACAAGGTCAGCGCAACGGTTGAGGTGATCGAAAAGGTGATTGCTCAGAACTGA
- the gbcB gene encoding glycine-betaine demethylase subunit GbcB produces the protein MSQSFLSPVNTQTWANGRHLVRVVKVIQETWDVRTFCFMADQPILFFFKPGQFVTLELEIDGVPIMRSYTISSSPSVPYSFSITIKRVPGGKVSNWLHDTLHEGQELAVHGPVGLFNAIDFPNPKILYLSGGVGITPVMSMARWYYDTNANVDMVFVHSSRSPKDIIYHRELEQMASRINNFALHIVCEKHGLGEPWAGYRGYLNQKMLELMAPDFMEREVFCCGPTPYMSAVKRLLEANGFNMAQYHEESFGATPPEARADAVEQAEQAADAPDVDVADLHQVEFTDTGKSIRVAPGETVHAAAAKLGLMIPKACGMGICGTCKVMKLSGEVEMEHNGGITDDDVDEGYILACCSVPKGDVRIEY, from the coding sequence ATGTCCCAGAGTTTCCTCAGCCCGGTCAACACCCAGACGTGGGCCAACGGCCGCCACCTGGTACGGGTCGTCAAAGTGATCCAGGAAACCTGGGACGTGCGCACGTTCTGCTTCATGGCCGACCAGCCGATTCTGTTCTTTTTCAAGCCCGGGCAGTTCGTCACCCTTGAGCTGGAAATCGACGGCGTGCCGATCATGCGCTCGTACACCATCTCCAGTTCGCCCTCGGTGCCCTACAGTTTCTCGATCACGATCAAGCGTGTGCCCGGCGGCAAGGTTTCAAACTGGCTGCACGACACATTGCACGAAGGCCAGGAGCTGGCGGTGCACGGGCCGGTGGGTCTGTTCAACGCCATCGACTTCCCCAATCCGAAAATCCTCTACCTCAGCGGCGGTGTCGGCATCACGCCGGTCATGTCCATGGCGCGCTGGTATTACGACACCAACGCCAACGTCGACATGGTCTTCGTCCACAGCTCGCGCTCGCCCAAAGACATCATCTACCACCGCGAGTTGGAGCAGATGGCGTCGCGAATCAATAACTTCGCCCTGCACATCGTTTGTGAAAAACACGGCCTGGGTGAGCCGTGGGCGGGTTATCGGGGTTATCTGAACCAGAAGATGCTCGAGCTGATGGCCCCGGATTTCATGGAGCGCGAGGTGTTCTGCTGCGGGCCGACGCCGTACATGAGCGCGGTCAAGCGGTTGCTTGAAGCCAACGGTTTCAACATGGCGCAGTACCACGAAGAGTCCTTCGGCGCGACGCCGCCTGAAGCCCGCGCCGACGCAGTGGAACAGGCCGAACAGGCGGCCGATGCGCCGGATGTGGATGTCGCCGACCTGCATCAGGTGGAATTCACCGACACCGGCAAGAGCATTCGCGTCGCGCCGGGCGAAACCGTCCACGCGGCGGCGGCCAAGCTCGGCCTGATGATTCCCAAGGCGTGTGGCATGGGCATCTGCGGGACCTGCAAGGTGATGAAGCTGAGCGGGGAGGTCGAGATGGAGCACAACGGCGGCATCACCGATGACGACGTAGACGAAGGCTACATCCTGGCGTGCTGCAGCGTGCCGAAGGGCGATGTGCGGATTGAGTATTGA
- the gbcA gene encoding glycine-betaine demethylase subunit GbcA: MDVTATLSLGDPLEPARKATAEMLHTRERTYSLPQPFYSDERLFEIDMQEIFQKEWLIAGMSCEVPAKGNFLTLQIGKNPILVVRGPDGSINAFHNVCRHRGSRLCTKEKGKVAKLVCPYHQWTYELDGRLLYAGTEMGADFDMKQFGLKPVHCKVAGGYIFISMASNPPAIDAFLQTLNHYMEPYDMENTKVAVQTTLVEKANWKLVLENNRECYHCNASHPELLNTLLEWDDVTDPRADQAFKDHVAASAAAWEAEKIPFAHASFGLRNRIVRMPLLKGTVSMTLDGKQGSKKLMGRIQNPDLGSMRILHLPHSWNHCMGDHVIVFTVWPVSAQETLVTTKWLVHKDAVEGVDYDVARLREVWDATNDQDRRLAEENQRGINSVAYQPGPYSKTYEFGVVNFIDWYSAKLLENMGAEPASYLKGVAVNHE, translated from the coding sequence ATGGACGTCACTGCAACTCTGAGCCTGGGCGATCCGCTGGAACCCGCGCGCAAGGCGACTGCTGAGATGCTGCACACCCGCGAGCGCACTTACTCGCTGCCGCAGCCTTTCTACAGCGATGAGCGGCTGTTTGAAATCGACATGCAGGAAATTTTTCAGAAAGAATGGCTGATCGCGGGGATGAGCTGTGAAGTGCCGGCCAAGGGCAACTTCCTCACCCTCCAGATCGGCAAGAACCCGATCCTGGTCGTGCGCGGACCGGACGGCTCGATCAATGCGTTCCACAACGTCTGCCGCCACCGCGGTTCTCGCCTGTGCACCAAGGAAAAAGGCAAGGTTGCCAAGCTGGTCTGTCCTTACCACCAGTGGACATACGAACTCGATGGTCGCCTGCTGTATGCCGGTACCGAAATGGGTGCGGACTTCGACATGAAGCAGTTCGGCCTCAAGCCGGTGCATTGCAAAGTGGCGGGCGGGTACATTTTCATCAGCATGGCCAGCAACCCTCCCGCCATCGACGCGTTCCTGCAGACGCTGAACCACTACATGGAACCGTACGACATGGAGAACACCAAGGTGGCGGTGCAAACCACCCTGGTCGAAAAAGCCAATTGGAAGCTGGTTCTGGAAAACAATCGCGAGTGCTACCACTGCAATGCTTCACACCCCGAACTGCTGAACACCTTGCTGGAGTGGGACGACGTCACTGACCCGCGCGCCGACCAGGCTTTCAAGGACCACGTCGCGGCATCCGCCGCCGCCTGGGAGGCCGAAAAGATCCCGTTCGCCCACGCCAGCTTTGGCCTGCGCAACCGGATCGTGCGCATGCCGCTGCTCAAAGGCACCGTCTCGATGACGTTGGATGGCAAGCAAGGCAGCAAAAAACTGATGGGCCGCATCCAGAACCCAGACCTGGGCTCGATGCGCATCCTGCACCTGCCCCACTCGTGGAACCACTGCATGGGCGACCACGTCATCGTATTCACCGTGTGGCCGGTCAGCGCGCAAGAAACCCTCGTTACCACTAAATGGCTGGTGCACAAGGATGCTGTCGAAGGCGTGGACTACGACGTCGCGCGCCTGCGTGAAGTCTGGGACGCCACCAACGACCAGGACCGTCGACTGGCCGAAGAAAACCAGCGCGGGATCAACTCAGTCGCTTACCAGCCGGGGCCGTACTCGAAAACCTATGAATTCGGCGTGGTGAATTTTATCGACTGGTACAGCGCCAAATTGCTGGAAAACATGGGCGCCGAGCCTGCTTCCTATCTGAAGGGCGTGGCGGTTAATCACGAGTAG
- the etfB gene encoding electron transfer flavoprotein subunit beta has translation MQPEMGSSVDKGTLHVISLVSVGAHPTSGRPRRAEQDARAVELGLQLAGDNLHVLHAGNAEEPALRGYLGMGVDELHVLAQPPGADAVPGLTDYIRESGVQLVLTGSQAETGEGSGMLPYLLAETLGWPLVVGLAEVESMSNGSAQVLQALPRGQRRRLKVRLPFLATVDNAAPKPRQSAYGPAQRGLLDVEEIEVVIDEVFTGAELTPAKPRPKRLKVIKAKSGADRMKAATAKASGGGGQVLKGVSAQEGAAAILKLLVEEGVVR, from the coding sequence ATGCAGCCTGAAATGGGGAGCTCTGTGGATAAAGGCACGCTGCACGTCATCAGCCTCGTCTCCGTCGGCGCGCACCCGACGTCAGGGCGTCCGCGTCGCGCCGAGCAGGACGCCCGCGCGGTTGAATTGGGCTTGCAACTGGCTGGGGATAACTTGCACGTGTTGCATGCGGGTAATGCCGAAGAACCCGCCTTGCGTGGCTACCTGGGTATGGGCGTGGACGAACTCCATGTGCTCGCCCAGCCGCCAGGCGCGGACGCAGTGCCTGGACTAACGGATTACATTCGTGAGTCGGGCGTGCAACTGGTGCTGACCGGCAGTCAGGCCGAGACGGGCGAAGGGTCCGGCATGCTTCCCTATTTGTTGGCCGAAACGCTCGGCTGGCCGCTCGTGGTGGGCCTGGCCGAGGTCGAGTCCATGAGCAATGGCAGCGCCCAGGTGCTGCAGGCGCTCCCCCGAGGTCAGCGTCGCCGACTCAAAGTGCGACTGCCGTTTCTGGCGACTGTGGATAACGCCGCACCAAAACCTCGTCAAAGCGCATACGGCCCGGCGCAACGGGGTCTGCTGGATGTAGAAGAGATCGAGGTGGTCATCGACGAAGTGTTCACCGGCGCTGAACTGACGCCCGCAAAGCCACGGCCAAAACGCTTGAAGGTTATCAAGGCGAAGAGCGGCGCTGATCGCATGAAAGCTGCAACGGCGAAAGCGAGCGGAGGTGGCGGGCAGGTGCTGAAGGGAGTGAGCGCTCAGGAAGGTGCTGCGGCGATTTTGAAGTTGTTGGTGGAGGAGGGGGTGGTTCGTTGA
- the etfA gene encoding electron transfer flavoprotein subunit alpha, whose translation MSDIIRRDPRAEWIARNRLHPLHAVMQPAQASWMGPNGVLRKNMHGVGFIGPNGVKRIDRSGAQQGGATKRAVVVDVQLPLHRIATPAFYVAVVPDMVGGRLSSHDRDLLGLAHGLAGNEGAVLAVIFGEHKETAFDITGVDRLLILEGSAFSGYSPEQRVQGLRAVDNQFDPHHWLLPDSRNGGGELGRRFAASLGERPSTRVWQVAGEQCIGRAGAGAQDLLRPVSRLILAEAECAEPVSETRHEALPVELSTAVARSLPRIEDLGAVAVDPALIPMSEAEFIFSGGNGVKDWPLFHRTAVALGATEGASRVAVDDGFMMRDRQVGASGTWVTARVYVAVGISGAIQHLQGIGACDKVVAINLDPTCDMIKRADLSVIGESSSILEALMEAVDTYRNGAKRDAA comes from the coding sequence ATGAGCGACATTATCCGCCGCGACCCACGTGCTGAATGGATCGCACGAAACCGGCTGCATCCGCTGCACGCTGTCATGCAACCGGCGCAAGCCAGCTGGATGGGCCCGAACGGTGTCCTGCGTAAAAACATGCATGGCGTCGGTTTCATCGGTCCCAACGGCGTCAAACGCATTGATCGAAGCGGGGCTCAACAAGGTGGCGCGACCAAACGCGCCGTAGTTGTTGACGTGCAGTTACCACTGCATCGGATCGCAACGCCTGCTTTTTATGTCGCTGTCGTCCCCGACATGGTCGGCGGCCGGTTGAGCAGCCACGACCGAGACCTGCTGGGCTTGGCCCATGGACTGGCTGGCAACGAGGGCGCTGTCCTGGCGGTGATTTTTGGCGAGCACAAAGAGACGGCGTTCGATATTACGGGCGTTGATCGTCTGTTGATACTGGAAGGCAGTGCGTTCAGTGGTTATTCGCCCGAGCAACGGGTGCAGGGTTTGCGGGCTGTGGATAACCAGTTCGACCCGCATCACTGGTTGCTGCCCGACAGCCGAAACGGTGGGGGAGAGTTGGGACGCCGTTTTGCGGCGAGCCTGGGAGAGCGGCCGTCGACGCGAGTCTGGCAAGTGGCTGGCGAACAGTGCATCGGGCGCGCCGGTGCTGGAGCGCAAGACCTGTTGCGCCCCGTGTCACGCCTTATTCTTGCGGAAGCGGAATGTGCCGAACCTGTCAGTGAAACACGGCATGAAGCGCTGCCCGTGGAGTTATCCACAGCAGTCGCACGCAGCTTGCCGCGCATCGAAGACCTTGGCGCAGTGGCGGTCGATCCGGCACTTATCCCCATGTCTGAAGCTGAATTTATCTTTTCAGGTGGTAATGGGGTCAAGGACTGGCCGCTGTTTCACCGCACCGCCGTCGCATTGGGCGCCACTGAAGGCGCATCCCGGGTGGCGGTGGACGATGGCTTCATGATGCGCGATCGCCAAGTGGGTGCGTCGGGCACCTGGGTCACTGCCAGGGTTTACGTGGCGGTCGGAATTTCCGGCGCGATCCAGCATTTGCAGGGGATCGGCGCCTGCGACAAGGTGGTGGCCATCAATCTCGACCCGACCTGCGACATGATCAAGCGTGCTGATCTGTCGGTGATCGGAGAGAGTTCGTCCATTCTCGAAGCGCTTATGGAAGCGGTCGACACTTACCGAAATGGGGCGAAGCGCGATGCAGCCTGA